From the Roseibium salinum genome, one window contains:
- a CDS encoding DUF3280 domain-containing protein, translating into MSLWLVIAPMTANGGSYKPLEPGPDLAYLGFSFVDLSTEGAYNGVRADETGRLRMLEETLRERFAQEGYTVLSNDPIAAKLATVSNPARCYDCEIRLADRLGARYVVVGEVRKVSNLVLSISLVMRDVETGDRVRALAVDIRGNTDQSWLRGMDYILKNHFFKQ; encoded by the coding sequence ATGAGCTTATGGCTCGTGATCGCTCCGATGACCGCCAATGGAGGCTCCTACAAGCCCCTGGAACCGGGGCCCGACCTGGCCTATCTCGGTTTCTCCTTCGTCGATCTGTCTACGGAAGGGGCCTATAACGGCGTACGCGCCGACGAAACGGGCCGGCTCCGGATGCTCGAAGAGACCCTCAGGGAGCGTTTTGCCCAGGAAGGCTATACCGTTCTTTCCAACGACCCCATCGCGGCAAAGCTCGCCACCGTCAGCAATCCGGCCCGCTGTTACGATTGCGAGATCAGGCTGGCGGACCGGCTCGGCGCCCGTTACGTCGTCGTCGGAGAGGTCAGGAAAGTGTCGAATCTCGTCCTCTCCATAAGCCTCGTGATGCGTGACGTGGAGACCGGTGACCGCGTGCGGGCGCTGGCGGTCGACATTCGCGGCAATACCGACCAGAGCTGGCTGCGTGGGATGGACTACATCCTGAAGAACCACTTTTTCAAACAGTGA